A stretch of DNA from Thalassospiraceae bacterium LMO-SO8:
GTCGCCCGGGTTTTTTCACAGACTGTGAAAGACCCCGGATTGGGCCCGTTTCGGGGGGAATTTAAGGGGGCTTAAAGGCCTATCGCGGGAGATGGGAAGTCATCGTGGGCCAGTGCTTCCTGAAGGCGGCTAATATCTCTTTCGGGCCGTCGCCGGGCTCCAGGTGCAGGTACAGAAAGCGGAGGAGTTTGTTGTCGCGATGTGACAATTGTTTGTTCCAGGGCGGGGCGCCGTCATCAGGTTCAAAAAACAGGCTGTCCGTGAAATGGGGGACATCGTTCTGGGGGCCGAGAACCTGGACGAGTTCCTCTAGAACAATCGACCGGGTTCGTTGTTCCGGTAGGCCCGATGCGACGCCCACAACCGCTTTGACCGTGGCGCCAGTTTTCTCATTGTAGATGGCACAAAAAAAACCGAAGTCCGCTCCCTCGGCTTCGCAGCCATACTTGTCCTTGGTCTTCCACAACCTCATGGTCTTCCATAAAGAGCCGAGCGGCCGGCCTTCGATAACGATATCCGCCTCGCCGGTGACGAGGCTCAAGCTCATTCCGGTTCCCGCGAGGGTGCTGTTAATCTGGTTGATGGCGTATGTAACATCCAGCCGGAAAGCATCGTCCCCATATGTTACCGCGACCGTTGCGGGACGGGTCCAGCGGGTTACCGGATATGACCAGTCGCTCGTTTCTTGTCCGGTTAAGACATCAAGGACAAAATTGAATTCACGTAGTCTGCCGTGGCCGGAGAATCGGTCCCTGTCATCGCGATATTGGGTCACGCCGAATACGTACGTACCGAATAGCGCGAAGGCCATCAAAAGGCAGTAAAGGCTTTTGACAAAGTTGTTGCTCATTGCCGACGGGCTCCATCCACGGCCAAACTGTCGAAGCAGGAAACAGGTCGATAGGGCTAATTTAGCGGACGCCACCTTGGAAAGCCTCTTGGATTATTTTTCGGTTCCAAGAAAAACCCACCACCACGGCCGCGGTTGATTTGCTGCTTGATGCGTTCGAGTGCACTTTCCGCCGCCTTGTCCGCCGCCTCATCGGTCGTTGCGGGGCGGCTGGGTGTCGATGGGGGATGCTTTTCGTCTTCCGGCGGTGGGGTGACCGGCGCGGTGTCGTCAATGTGGTCGGGGCCCGGGTCCTTGGCAATTTGCTGGGAAAATAATTGAACCGTCGGCCCCCGCGGATCGGTAACGCCATCCTGAACAAGAGCATTCGCTGCCTGGAATGCTTTCAGGCCATCCATAAGTTCCGAATGGTAAATGCCAGATGGGCCCTGTGACGGG
This window harbors:
- a CDS encoding DUF2927 domain-containing protein; translation: MSNNFVKSLYCLLMAFALFGTYVFGVTQYRDDRDRFSGHGRLREFNFVLDVLTGQETSDWSYPVTRWTRPATVAVTYGDDAFRLDVTYAINQINSTLAGTGMSLSLVTGEADIVIEGRPLGSLWKTMRLWKTKDKYGCEAEGADFGFFCAIYNEKTGATVKAVVGVASGLPEQRTRSIVLEELVQVLGPQNDVPHFTDSLFFEPDDGAPPWNKQLSHRDNKLLRFLYLHLEPGDGPKEILAAFRKHWPTMTSHLPR
- a CDS encoding peptidoglycan-binding protein, translating into MPTTPFSPFQFSDSDLPRLSAPVGPDEVNRPEDVAKIETILNRLGYFRLNPSQGPSGIYHSELMDGLKAFQAANALVQDGVTDPRGPTVQLFSQQIAKDPGPDHIDDTAPVTPPPEDEKHPPSTPSRPATTDEAADKAAESALERIKQQINRGRGGGFFLEPKNNPRGFPRWRPLN